From Sphingobium sp. RAC03, a single genomic window includes:
- a CDS encoding toll/interleukin-1 receptor domain-containing protein, with protein MSTMHMNGVIKHIQLEFGVCFMKIWLTYAWKDNEKNDVDHIISKLGKAGLEVGYDKVQLLAGRRLWDQIDVAIKSPDVAAWAIYVTENSLKSEPCQEELAYALDRTLRTKGSAFPLIGLFSGDFDSTLIPSALATRLCVNLQHNEWDKQVSDAVVGINNAIEVEPQAFGYKLHEVPTGFVLEVWPRTGTWTPTIAVVSERDEDILTSHHPGPRGFLGGVVAYSRAERKWDGYFGRMFTEPVNSSRSAHIYLSKLPKWIMFGQMGSPHRLEF; from the coding sequence ATGTCGACGATGCATATGAATGGTGTAATCAAACATATCCAATTGGAATTTGGAGTATGTTTTATGAAAATATGGCTCACTTATGCATGGAAAGATAACGAGAAAAATGACGTTGATCATATAATCTCAAAACTGGGCAAAGCAGGCTTGGAAGTGGGATATGATAAGGTGCAATTGCTTGCGGGACGTAGATTGTGGGACCAAATAGATGTGGCGATAAAAAGTCCTGACGTAGCAGCCTGGGCGATTTATGTGACCGAGAACAGTCTAAAGAGCGAGCCCTGCCAAGAGGAGCTTGCTTACGCGCTCGACCGGACTTTGCGCACAAAGGGTTCAGCATTTCCATTAATAGGTCTGTTTTCGGGCGATTTTGATTCGACTTTGATCCCCTCTGCATTGGCTACCCGGCTATGCGTCAATCTTCAACATAATGAGTGGGATAAGCAAGTTAGTGATGCGGTTGTTGGAATTAACAACGCTATCGAGGTCGAGCCGCAGGCTTTCGGTTACAAGCTGCACGAAGTTCCTACAGGATTTGTTCTTGAGGTCTGGCCAAGAACAGGGACATGGACACCAACTATTGCAGTTGTTAGTGAAAGAGACGAAGATATTCTGACCAGTCATCACCCTGGTCCGCGTGGATTTTTGGGGGGTGTGGTCGCTTATAGTCGTGCGGAGAGAAAGTGGGATGGCTACTTTGGCAGGATGTTTACTGAACCTGTTAACAGTTCTAGGAGCGCTCATATATATCTTTCGAAATTACCAAAATGGATAATGTTTGGACAAATGGGTAGTCCTCATCGCCTTGAATTCTAG
- a CDS encoding NAD kinase, which translates to MIDEPRRALVASPTQAARAAEERLRAAYDFVPIEQADMVIALGGDGYMLQTLHAMLEARRIVPVFGMNLGTVGFLMNEWRLERLDQRLEKAKSFKVHPLRMVVDTVDGEQFSIPAINEVSLLRETRQTAKLEVQVNGRAVLPELVCDGVLVATPAGSTAYNLSAHGPILPLGSGLVALTPISPFRPRRWRGAILPENTVIRFTVLDPVKRPVSAVADQREVRDVAQVEVRIDRATPLTLLFDPEHTLDDRIAAEQFIA; encoded by the coding sequence ATGATCGACGAACCCCGGCGCGCCCTCGTCGCGTCCCCTACCCAGGCCGCCAGAGCCGCCGAGGAGCGGCTCCGCGCCGCCTATGACTTCGTGCCCATCGAGCAGGCGGACATGGTCATCGCGCTAGGCGGCGACGGCTATATGCTGCAAACCCTCCACGCCATGCTGGAGGCGCGGCGGATCGTCCCCGTCTTCGGCATGAACCTGGGGACCGTCGGCTTCCTGATGAACGAATGGCGGCTCGAACGGCTCGACCAGCGGCTGGAAAAGGCCAAGAGCTTCAAGGTCCACCCGCTACGCATGGTCGTCGACACCGTCGATGGCGAACAATTTTCCATCCCCGCCATCAACGAAGTCTCGCTGCTGCGCGAAACCCGCCAGACCGCCAAGTTGGAGGTGCAGGTCAACGGCCGCGCCGTCCTGCCGGAACTGGTGTGCGACGGCGTGCTGGTCGCCACCCCGGCCGGGTCCACCGCCTACAACCTCTCCGCCCATGGCCCCATCCTGCCACTGGGGTCGGGCCTGGTCGCGCTGACCCCAATCAGCCCCTTCCGCCCCCGTCGCTGGCGCGGCGCGATCCTGCCCGAAAACACCGTCATCCGCTTCACCGTGCTCGATCCGGTCAAGCGCCCGGTCAGCGCCGTCGCCGACCAGCGTGAAGTGCGCGACGTCGCCCAGGTCGAGGTCCGCATCGACCGCGCGACCCCCTTGACCCTGCTGTTCGACCCCGAACATACGCTGGACGACCGCATCGCCGCCGAGCAATTCATCGCCTGA
- the moaA gene encoding GTP 3',8-cyclase MoaA, whose protein sequence is MLPAPLPRAPLTDGLGRRISYLRISVTDRCDLRCRYCMAEKMQFLPKNQVLTLEEIALLADLFIARGITRIRLTGGEPLVRRDIGDLVRRIGRHLGNGLDELTLTTNGTRLADHAATLVDAGVSRINVSLDSRDPARFAHVTRGGDIATVLHGIRTARDAGLAIKINMVALKDFNEDEILPMLRWCDAEGLDLTLIETMPLGDTGEDRTDRYLPLTQVAAAIDAAHPLTPVPDRTGGPARYHRVDGLGARLGLITPLTQNFCADCNRIRMTCEGKIFMCLGHEDHVDFKAALRDGGLDAVEPLIDRALRLKPARHDFRIGAGETGPATRRHMSVTGG, encoded by the coding sequence ATGCTTCCGGCTCCCCTCCCGCGCGCGCCGCTGACCGACGGCCTTGGTCGCCGGATCAGCTATCTGCGCATTTCGGTGACGGATCGCTGCGACCTTCGCTGCCGCTATTGCATGGCGGAAAAGATGCAGTTCCTCCCCAAGAATCAGGTGCTGACCCTCGAAGAAATCGCGCTGCTCGCTGACCTGTTCATCGCGCGCGGCATCACCCGCATTCGCCTGACCGGGGGCGAACCGCTGGTGCGCCGCGACATTGGCGATCTGGTGCGGCGGATCGGGCGGCATCTGGGCAACGGGCTGGACGAACTCACCCTCACCACCAACGGCACCCGCCTCGCCGATCATGCCGCGACGCTGGTCGATGCCGGGGTCAGCCGTATCAATGTCAGCCTCGACAGCCGCGACCCCGCGCGCTTTGCCCATGTGACGCGCGGCGGCGACATCGCCACCGTCCTGCACGGCATCAGGACCGCCCGCGACGCAGGCCTCGCGATCAAGATCAACATGGTCGCGCTCAAGGATTTCAACGAGGATGAAATCCTCCCCATGCTGCGCTGGTGCGATGCGGAAGGGCTGGACCTCACCCTCATCGAAACCATGCCGCTGGGCGACACCGGCGAAGACCGCACCGATCGCTATCTCCCGCTGACGCAGGTCGCCGCCGCGATCGACGCCGCGCACCCGCTGACGCCCGTACCCGACCGCACCGGCGGTCCCGCCCGCTATCACCGCGTCGATGGCCTGGGCGCCCGGCTCGGCCTCATCACCCCGCTCACCCAGAATTTCTGCGCCGATTGCAACCGCATCCGCATGACCTGCGAGGGCAAGATCTTCATGTGCCTGGGGCATGAGGATCATGTGGATTTCAAGGCCGCGCTGCGCGACGGTGGCCTCGACGCGGTCGAACCGCTGATCGACCGCGCGCTCCGCCTGAAGCCCGCCCGCCACGATTTCCGCATCGGCGCAGGCGAAACCGGCCCCGCCACCCGTCGCCACATGAGCGTCACCGGCGGATGA
- a CDS encoding putative bifunctional diguanylate cyclase/phosphodiesterase — protein MSGESAADGQRSLFILSPGDRDGLCHAARLAGWRAIGARRPGDAPQRFLRSEAQVALVDMRQGGDAARLMAPLVPAMEAGGGALIVLIDGSDEARVPALMEAGATHFLLAPFGDAGLRAVLASAHRLVERLGGGAKHSQRAQRIRRGDALYWQLERDGRLRLSAGLMAHLGLGDALVTPASLVRRLPRGERRAVLVAVRAMLRSGTPDALAHGLPGRPGDRLVHHVRVEEGLVAADVEWLSEGHERESASRDYLTGVRSRQAALAWLEQRQGLPTTVLLLSISQFERMNAAYGQVVGDALLGRIARRIERLVDDVAPGAMVARIAGTEFLVGLTGEAAGGDRATFLARQLIGAIGRPFSAGDHLIRLIARCGIAQARSDDDATLMLRRAGTALADARQAGGEGIRILSADKQSRQVDADRLETDLRLALDRGEIGIVFQPQYPVHSAQISGVEALARWNHPHYGPLGAGILFATAERSDYMLPLSAHIQAEALRQAAAWPRALSALRLSINVTAADIAQPSFMSELLRMVDGSGFPRSRLTVEITESGLIEDIGAASALLRALRAEGLAVAIDDFGTGYSSLAYLKNLPLDYLKIDSGLAQDIAGTARDRIIVRGVIHMAKSLGLKVIAEGVETEQQLDLLAREGCDFYQGFLRSAGISSADLVSLFLS, from the coding sequence GTGAGCGGAGAAAGTGCCGCAGACGGCCAGCGCAGCCTGTTCATCCTGTCACCGGGCGACCGCGACGGGCTGTGCCATGCGGCGCGGCTGGCGGGGTGGCGCGCGATCGGCGCGCGGCGGCCGGGCGATGCGCCGCAGCGCTTTTTGCGCAGCGAGGCGCAGGTGGCGCTGGTCGATATGCGCCAGGGTGGCGATGCCGCGCGCTTGATGGCGCCTTTGGTCCCGGCGATGGAGGCGGGCGGCGGCGCGTTGATCGTGCTGATCGACGGGAGTGACGAGGCGCGGGTGCCCGCGCTGATGGAGGCAGGGGCGACGCATTTCCTGCTGGCCCCCTTTGGCGATGCGGGATTGCGCGCGGTGCTGGCATCGGCGCATCGGCTGGTCGAACGGCTGGGCGGCGGTGCCAAGCATAGCCAGCGGGCGCAGCGTATCCGCCGGGGCGATGCGCTTTACTGGCAATTGGAGCGCGACGGGCGGCTGCGGCTGAGCGCCGGGCTGATGGCGCATCTGGGGCTGGGCGACGCGCTGGTGACGCCTGCTTCCCTGGTGCGGCGACTGCCGCGCGGGGAGCGGCGGGCGGTGCTGGTGGCGGTGCGGGCGATGCTGCGCAGCGGGACGCCCGACGCGCTGGCGCATGGCCTGCCTGGACGCCCCGGCGATCGGCTGGTCCATCATGTGCGGGTCGAAGAGGGGCTGGTCGCGGCCGATGTCGAATGGCTGTCGGAGGGGCATGAGCGCGAGAGTGCGTCGCGCGATTATCTGACCGGGGTGCGATCGCGGCAGGCGGCGCTGGCGTGGCTGGAGCAGCGGCAGGGATTGCCGACGACGGTGCTGCTGCTGTCGATCAGCCAGTTCGAGCGGATGAATGCCGCCTATGGCCAGGTGGTGGGTGATGCGTTGCTGGGGCGGATCGCACGGCGGATCGAGCGGCTGGTCGATGATGTCGCGCCGGGCGCGATGGTGGCGCGGATTGCGGGGACGGAATTTCTGGTCGGGCTGACCGGCGAGGCGGCGGGCGGCGACCGGGCGACCTTCCTGGCGCGGCAGTTGATCGGCGCGATCGGGCGGCCGTTCAGCGCGGGGGATCATCTCATTCGCCTGATCGCGCGCTGTGGCATTGCGCAGGCGCGGAGCGACGATGATGCGACGCTGATGCTGCGCCGGGCGGGCACGGCGCTGGCCGATGCGCGGCAGGCGGGCGGCGAGGGCATTCGCATCCTGTCCGCCGACAAGCAGAGCCGTCAGGTCGATGCCGACCGGCTGGAGACCGACCTGCGGCTGGCGCTGGACCGGGGCGAAATCGGCATCGTGTTCCAGCCGCAATATCCGGTCCATTCGGCGCAGATCAGCGGGGTCGAGGCGCTGGCGCGGTGGAACCACCCCCATTATGGGCCGCTGGGCGCGGGCATATTGTTCGCGACGGCCGAACGATCAGACTATATGCTGCCGCTGTCGGCGCATATCCAGGCGGAGGCGTTGCGGCAGGCGGCGGCCTGGCCACGGGCGCTGTCGGCGCTGCGGCTGTCGATCAATGTGACCGCGGCGGATATCGCCCAGCCCAGTTTCATGAGCGAATTGCTGCGGATGGTCGATGGCAGCGGTTTCCCAAGATCGCGGCTGACGGTCGAGATTACCGAGAGCGGGCTGATCGAGGATATCGGCGCGGCGTCGGCGCTGCTGCGGGCGCTGCGGGCCGAGGGGCTGGCGGTGGCGATCGACGATTTCGGGACGGGCTATTCGAGCCTCGCCTATTTGAAGAACCTGCCGCTCGATTATCTCAAGATCGACAGCGGGCTGGCGCAGGATATTGCCGGGACGGCGCGCGACCGGATCATCGTGCGCGGGGTCATCCATATGGCCAAGTCGCTGGGGCTGAAGGTCATCGCCGAAGGGGTGGAGACCGAGCAGCAGCTCGACCTGCTGGCGCGCGAGGGGTGCGATTTTTATCAGGGCTTTTTGCGGTCGGCGGGGATTTCGTCTGCGGATTTGGTGAGTTTGTTTTTGAGCTGA
- a CDS encoding LysR family transcriptional regulator has translation MRLDQFDLNLLIAFDVLIQERGVTRAAERLNLTQSAMSAALKRLREAFSDDILVQHGKRMVPTPGALSLAPHVAAAVLNLRGILASGMHFDPAQSRRRFRIVASDYITTVLLGPALRSLQAEAPGVQIEITLPRSDILERLDDGDIDLIISPEKYLSPIHPRELVFEERHVVVGCANNPVLHQPLDADTFYNSGHIVVSVSRDGTFIDDVLRDQGRQRRIEIICAAFTQVPWMLPGTTRLALMHERLARELAPQLSLIVCEPPFPLPSMREMMQFHSARAADRGLSWLRARLIATSGGDNGQVADAG, from the coding sequence ATGCGGCTCGACCAATTTGATCTGAACTTGCTGATCGCCTTCGACGTGCTCATTCAGGAGCGCGGCGTGACGCGGGCGGCGGAGCGGCTGAACCTGACGCAATCGGCGATGAGCGCGGCGTTGAAGCGGCTGCGCGAGGCTTTTTCCGACGACATATTGGTGCAGCATGGCAAGCGGATGGTGCCGACGCCGGGCGCGCTGTCGCTCGCGCCCCATGTCGCGGCGGCGGTGCTGAATCTGCGCGGCATCTTGGCGAGCGGGATGCATTTCGACCCGGCGCAGTCGCGGCGGCGGTTTCGGATCGTTGCGTCGGACTATATCACGACCGTCCTGCTCGGTCCGGCGTTGCGATCATTGCAGGCGGAAGCGCCGGGGGTGCAGATCGAGATCACGCTGCCGCGATCGGACATTTTGGAACGGCTGGACGATGGCGATATCGACCTGATCATCTCGCCGGAAAAATATCTCAGTCCCATACATCCGCGCGAACTGGTGTTCGAGGAACGGCATGTGGTTGTGGGGTGCGCCAACAACCCGGTGCTGCACCAGCCGCTGGATGCCGACACCTTTTACAATAGCGGGCATATCGTGGTGAGCGTGTCGCGGGACGGGACGTTTATCGACGATGTGCTGCGCGATCAGGGGCGGCAGCGGCGGATCGAGATCATCTGCGCGGCCTTTACCCAGGTGCCCTGGATGCTGCCCGGCACGACGCGGCTGGCGTTGATGCATGAGCGGCTGGCGCGCGAACTGGCCCCACAATTATCGCTGATCGTGTGTGAGCCGCCATTCCCGTTGCCGTCGATGCGCGAGATGATGCAGTTTCACAGCGCGCGGGCGGCGGACCGGGGGCTGTCCTGGTTGCGGGCACGATTGATTGCGACGTCGGGGGGTGACAATGGCCAGGTGGCTGACGCTGGCTGA
- a CDS encoding YqaA family protein, whose product MLNRLYQWTLAKAAHAHAERWLFVISFLESSFFPIPPHPLLGLMCLARPERAIRFGLICTIASVLGGMLGYAIGFFLYETVGQQLLSALGLADKFPVAACYLREYGAEIILIKGATPIPFKLITITAGFVGLPLFTFFWASVVSRAFQFMLVGFLFWKFGRPIKAFIEKHLGWLSALFLVLIVGGFLAASMLTGGGEKGDTCSQATMTTIG is encoded by the coding sequence ATGCTCAACAGGCTCTATCAATGGACGCTGGCCAAGGCCGCCCATGCACATGCCGAACGCTGGCTGTTCGTCATTTCCTTCCTGGAATCGAGCTTCTTCCCCATCCCGCCGCACCCGCTGCTCGGCCTGATGTGCCTGGCCCGCCCCGAACGGGCGATCCGCTTCGGCCTCATCTGCACCATCGCTTCGGTGCTGGGCGGGATGCTGGGCTATGCGATCGGCTTCTTCCTCTACGAGACGGTCGGACAGCAATTGCTGAGCGCGCTCGGCCTCGCCGATAAATTCCCCGTCGCCGCCTGCTATCTGCGCGAATATGGCGCGGAGATCATCCTGATCAAAGGCGCGACCCCGATCCCGTTCAAGCTGATCACCATCACCGCGGGCTTCGTCGGCCTGCCTCTCTTCACCTTCTTCTGGGCCAGCGTCGTCAGCCGCGCCTTTCAGTTCATGCTGGTCGGCTTCCTGTTCTGGAAATTCGGACGGCCGATCAAAGCCTTCATCGAGAAACATCTCGGCTGGCTCTCCGCCCTGTTCCTGGTGCTGATCGTCGGCGGCTTCCTCGCCGCCTCGATGCTCACCGGCGGCGGGGAGAAGGGCGACACCTGCAGCCAGGCCACCATGACAACGATCGGCTGA
- the metK gene encoding methionine adenosyltransferase, translated as MRNQFLFTSESVSEGHPDKVADQISDAIVDLFLSKDPEARIACETLTTTQLVVLAGEIRCKGVYENGAWAPGAKEEIEAAVRATVKRIGYEQDGFHWQTFRFENNLHGQSAHIAQGVDESGNKDEGAGDQGIMFGYASDETPDLMPATLYYSHKILERLAHDRHNKVVDFLEPDAKSQVTLEYIDEKPVRATALVVSTQHAQGMDNDDSRAKLRAYVKGVMTEILPDGWMPDDASIYVNPTGLFEIGGPDGDAGLTGRKIIVDTYGGASPHGGGAFSGKDPTKVDRSAAYITRYLAKNIVAAGLARRCTIQLSYAIGVAEPLSLYVDLHGTGTVEASAIEAVLPTLVRLTPKGIRTHLGLNKPIYQKTAAYGHFGRTPEGDFFPWEKTDLVEALKAAL; from the coding sequence ATGCGCAACCAATTTCTCTTCACCTCGGAATCCGTGTCCGAAGGCCATCCCGACAAGGTCGCCGACCAGATTTCCGACGCCATCGTCGATCTCTTCCTGTCGAAAGACCCCGAAGCCCGCATCGCCTGCGAAACGCTGACCACGACCCAGCTCGTCGTCCTCGCGGGCGAAATCCGCTGCAAGGGCGTCTATGAAAATGGTGCCTGGGCGCCGGGTGCCAAAGAAGAGATCGAAGCCGCCGTCCGCGCGACGGTCAAGCGCATCGGCTATGAGCAGGACGGTTTCCACTGGCAGACCTTCCGCTTCGAAAACAACCTTCACGGCCAGTCCGCCCACATCGCCCAGGGCGTCGATGAAAGCGGCAACAAGGATGAAGGCGCTGGCGATCAGGGCATCATGTTCGGCTATGCGTCGGACGAAACCCCCGACCTCATGCCCGCCACTCTCTATTACAGCCACAAGATCCTCGAACGCCTCGCCCATGATCGCCACAATAAGGTGGTCGATTTCTTGGAGCCGGACGCCAAGAGCCAGGTGACGCTCGAATATATCGATGAAAAGCCGGTCCGCGCCACCGCGCTGGTCGTCTCGACCCAACATGCCCAGGGCATGGACAATGACGACAGCCGCGCCAAGCTGCGCGCCTATGTCAAGGGCGTGATGACCGAAATCCTGCCCGACGGCTGGATGCCCGACGACGCCAGCATCTATGTCAATCCGACCGGCCTGTTCGAAATCGGCGGCCCTGACGGCGACGCTGGCCTGACCGGCCGCAAGATCATCGTCGACACCTATGGCGGCGCGTCGCCCCACGGCGGCGGCGCGTTTTCGGGCAAAGACCCCACGAAGGTCGATCGCTCGGCCGCCTATATCACCCGCTACCTCGCCAAGAACATCGTCGCCGCCGGTCTCGCCCGCCGCTGCACGATCCAATTGAGCTACGCCATCGGCGTCGCCGAACCGCTCTCGCTCTATGTCGACCTGCATGGCACCGGCACAGTAGAAGCCTCGGCGATCGAAGCGGTCCTCCCGACCCTCGTCCGCCTGACGCCCAAGGGCATCCGCACGCATCTCGGCCTCAACAAGCCCATCTACCAAAAGACCGCCGCCTATGGCCACTTCGGCCGCACGCCCGAAGGCGACTTCTTCCCCTGGGAAAAGACCGACCTGGTCGAAGCGCTTAAGGCCGCGCTCTGA
- the lnt gene encoding apolipoprotein N-acyltransferase — MRALFDRHPRKSALLAGLASATGFAPLSLWPVTLLALALLIHLTQSAPDRRAAFTYGWLFGVGQFTLALHWIAHAFTFQDAMPHWLGYGGVILLSLYLALFPALATSGAWWLSNLVIPAKAGTHLPTFIRGKAAEKTARHRGKDQPLGTATFPLLLAALWIATEYLRATLFTGFAWNPIGIILLPSGAAIAATLIGTYGLGALVILASAALLLIARRQVAAPAALLAPLLLAALWGWLSPAPATPPGAPRIRVVQPNIGQDEKYSVEREFANFRKLTALTGPPRPAPRLIFWPEAAIPAYLDMEPDWRARLAALLGPGDLLLTGADKVYFKPVEQDGILVNKLAGANNSVWIVTPQATIAARYSKAHLVPFGEYLPLRSVLEPIGLSRLVPGDADFWPGPGPQSLTLPATTGRPALSMGVQICYEIVFSGQVVDRANRPAFLFNPSNDAWFGPWGPVQHLAQARLRALEEGLPIIRSTPTGVSAIIDARGRVAHALGLNRAGFLDSGLPPPLPPTLFARVGNWAPFALMLALLALAIAIRPSRS, encoded by the coding sequence ATGCGCGCCCTGTTCGACCGCCACCCAAGAAAATCCGCGCTGCTGGCGGGTCTCGCCTCCGCCACCGGCTTTGCCCCCCTGTCACTCTGGCCCGTCACGCTGCTCGCCCTCGCGCTGCTCATCCACCTGACCCAGAGCGCCCCCGACCGCCGTGCCGCCTTCACCTATGGCTGGCTGTTCGGCGTCGGCCAATTCACCCTCGCCCTCCACTGGATCGCCCACGCCTTCACCTTTCAGGACGCCATGCCCCATTGGCTCGGCTATGGCGGCGTGATCCTCCTCTCCCTCTACCTCGCCCTCTTCCCCGCACTGGCGACGTCAGGGGCGTGGTGGCTGTCCAACCTCGTCATCCCCGCGAAGGCGGGGACCCATCTCCCAACCTTCATCCGGGGGAAGGCGGCAGAGAAGACAGCCCGCCATCGCGGCAAGGATCAACCTTTAGGCACAGCCACCTTCCCCCTCCTCCTCGCCGCCCTCTGGATCGCCACCGAATATCTCCGCGCGACTCTCTTCACCGGCTTCGCCTGGAACCCGATCGGCATCATCCTGCTGCCCAGCGGCGCGGCCATCGCCGCGACCCTGATCGGCACCTACGGCCTCGGCGCCCTCGTCATCCTCGCCAGCGCCGCGTTGCTCCTGATCGCCCGGCGACAAGTGGCGGCCCCCGCCGCCCTCCTCGCCCCGCTCCTCCTCGCTGCGCTATGGGGCTGGCTCTCCCCCGCGCCCGCCACCCCGCCCGGCGCGCCGCGCATCCGCGTCGTCCAGCCCAATATCGGCCAGGACGAAAAATATTCGGTCGAGCGCGAATTTGCCAATTTCCGCAAGCTGACCGCCCTCACCGGCCCACCACGTCCCGCCCCGCGCCTCATCTTCTGGCCCGAAGCCGCCATCCCCGCCTATCTCGACATGGAGCCCGACTGGCGCGCCCGTCTCGCCGCCCTGCTCGGCCCCGGCGACCTGCTGCTGACCGGCGCGGACAAAGTCTATTTCAAACCCGTCGAGCAGGACGGCATCCTCGTCAACAAGCTGGCCGGGGCCAATAACAGCGTCTGGATCGTCACGCCCCAAGCCACGATCGCCGCCCGCTACAGCAAGGCGCATCTCGTCCCCTTCGGCGAATATCTGCCGCTGCGCTCGGTCCTCGAACCGATCGGCCTCTCGCGCCTCGTCCCCGGCGATGCCGACTTCTGGCCCGGCCCCGGCCCGCAAAGCCTGACGCTCCCCGCCACCACCGGCCGCCCCGCCCTCAGCATGGGCGTGCAAATCTGCTACGAGATCGTCTTCTCCGGCCAGGTGGTCGATCGCGCCAACCGCCCCGCCTTCCTCTTCAATCCCTCCAACGACGCCTGGTTCGGCCCCTGGGGTCCGGTCCAGCATCTCGCCCAAGCCCGCCTCCGCGCCCTGGAGGAAGGGCTGCCGATCATCCGCTCGACCCCCACCGGCGTCTCGGCGATCATCGACGCCCGTGGCCGCGTCGCCCACGCGCTGGGCCTCAACCGCGCCGGTTTCCTGGACTCCGGCCTGCCCCCACCGCTCCCGCCCACGCTCTTCGCACGGGTCGGCAATTGGGCACCCTTCGCCCTGATGCTGGCGCTCCTTGCCCTCGCCATTGCCATCCGCCCCAGCAGAAGCTAA